The genome window ATACTTGGAGTTCTTGGCAAGGTACGACGATGGGTCCACCCCAGGCAAAAGGCAGCTAAAGGCAGAGCTAAAGGAGTCAGGAATAATCCGCGACGAGTCTGAGATAAAGAAGATGATCGGGAACGCCACCCCAGATCCCATAACAAAGGAGGTACTCTATTCAAAAAAAGACTACATCTCATATTACAAGGCAGTAACAAGCCCGCCGCCAGAAATGGGAAGTCCAGTCGAGGACTTGGGATTAGATGACGGAATGACAAGATACCTGCACGAAAAGGGGATCACCCAGTTCTACAGATTCCAGGAAGAAGCAATACGGGAGATAATTTTCGGCCAGAATGTTGTAATTACTGCGCCAACGGCGTCTGGAAAAACAGAAGCATTTGCCATCCCAGTAATACAGAAAGTTGCAAGCGACAACAACAAGGGAGGCATACTTGCGATATTTGTGTATCCTACAAAGGCACTTGCCCGGGACCAGATACCAAAGATCATGGAAATTGCAAAAAGCGTCGGCGTCTCAGCAGACGTCTTTGACGGCGACACAAAGGAATCAGAGCGGGCAAAAATCCTCGAGTCCCCTCCCCAGATAATAGTTACAAATTTTGACGTTTTGCACTATCACATGATGTACAGGACGAGGTTTGCGTCCGCATGCACCACCGCAAAGTTCCTAGTGGTGGACGAGGCGCACGTGTACTCTGGCATATTTGGCTCAAACGTGCACTATATCATAAAGCGCCTTAAACGAATCTGCAAGAAAATCCAGTTTGTCGCATCGTCTGCCACACTGGATAACGCAAAGGAGTTTTGCGAGAGTCTCTTTGGCGCAAAGATGGATCTCATACAGGGCTCCGGAAAAAAGGGCGAGACGGATCTGGTCATGATATTTCCGTCGCTTAGGACCCAGAGGGCGCTCACGATTGACCTGCTTGAAAAACTGACATCAAAGAAACACAAGACCATGGTGTTTTCAAATTCGCATCTAAACTCTGAGCTAATAGCGATGCAGGCAAGAAAAAAGAAAATAGACATCAAGGTGCACCGCGCCGGATTGATGGCAAACTATAGGAACTTTGTCGAAAGGTCATTCAAGGAGGACAGGCTTTCTGCAATATCATGCACTCCCACACTTGAGCTTGGAATAGACGTAGGAAACGTTGACGGCGTGATATCATCCACCATCCCGATTAACAGGCTGCTCCAGAGAATAGGGAGGGCTGCAAGAAAGGGGCAGCGGGGGTTTGCTTTTTTAGCGCTTGGGAATGATCCGATTTCACAGTACTACAAGAACCACCCTGACAACTACTTTGAAGACATAGAGCAGACATACATCGATCCAAAAAATCCGTTTGTCGAGGAGTTCCAAGTGCTTGCAATGGCGTGCGACAGGCCAATTGCGATGCACGAGATGGCAGAGCATTCAGAGGCGATAAGAAAACATGTGGAATCGGGAAGACTGGTTTTGCAGGAAAACAGGTATGCCCCCAACTATCCTGCCATAAAGGACATGCAGAGCGAATACAGCATACGCGGGATAGGAAAGTCAATTGACATTTTCCTAAACGAGAAAAAGGTAGGCGACAGGGTACTCCCGATGGCACTAGAGGAGTTGCACGAGTCTGCAGTCTATTTTCTTGCAGGAATGCGCTACAAGGTAAAGGAGTTTGACTATCCAAAAAAACAGTTTGCAAAGATTGTCTCCATCCCGCGGAACTATCCGTACTATACAAGGGCACTTACTGAGGAATGGCCCACAATAGAGACCATATACGAGAAGAGGAGGGCGTTTGGGGCAGAGGTCTGCTTTTGCAAGCTGCACATCCAAAAGAAGGTGTACGGGTATGTCAACATCGAGCTCGGGCAGGAGGTGACCCAGGGGCAAAAGATCCTCCTTGAGAATCCACTTGAATACGACTTCATAACAAAGGGAATCGTGATACACGCGCCAAGGCCTACAGACGAGATGAAAAAGGCAGAAAATGCAGAATACACAGAGGCAAGCGGATACCATGCGACAGAGCACATCATAATTGAGGGAAGCAACATGGTGACAGGTGGAGTGTCGCAGGATCTGGGCGGAATATCGCTTGGAACGTCTGGGTTGATTTTCATCTATGACGGGGCAATCGGCGGAAACGGTGCAAGCAAGGCACTGTATGACAGGCTGGAAAAAGCACTGGAGCGCAGCCTGCACATCGTAAAGGAGTGCCCGTGCGCAAGCGAGGCAGGATGCCCCCGCTGCACGTTCTCGTACAGATGCGGGAACAACAACGAATTCTTGCACAAAAAGGCCTCAGGCGAGATACTGCAGAGAATCAACGACGGCGAAATCACGGACATCGTAGAGCCTACAGAGGGAGACAGGCCGCTAGTCTGACATGCCGTCATTTTATGCCAGTAAACGATCAGATTATTTTTCCGAACACATAGCCCACAGGCAACCAAGAGATCAAGTAAATAGTGGAATTGTTCAGACATAGGATTTTGATCAATCTACATTAAATTTTTAAGATTTTTTCCTTTAGTAATTTAGTGACTTTAGAATAGAAGATGGGAGTAACCTTATCTTTCTCAGAATCCACGTCTTCTTTTAGAAAAGTGAAGATATTATCGCATATCACCTGACTTGGTTTTCTTAAATTACCTCTTTCAAGATCATTGTAATTGATTTTTATCATAAAAGGATCATCAGATTCCCACGAAGTTATTGGTAAACAAATGAATGTGTCATTTGCTGGAATTTTTGAGTATTCCGATATTATCAGATAGAAATGATCTTGTTCTTCCTGACCAGGAAACTTGCCACCACTGACATGAACTATTGTACCGGGCTCAAAACGAATTTCGAATTTAGGCACTCTTTTCTTTATCTATGATCTTTCTCATAACTTTTTTTGAAAGTTCATAGCCATGTTTGTCTATTGCAGGCCTCTTTTTGACCTCTTTTTGCATGTGTATAATTTACGCATCAGGTCTTATAACATCTTCTACCCAAAACTCGAGCTTGTTTTTACTTGTTAATACAGTACCCAGAATATATGATCCGTTTATTCCCACATTTCAATTAATTAAGAAGCACAAACAAACACTACACATGGAAAAAGTCGCCCTAGTCACAGGATGTTCAAGTGGCATAGGATTCGAAACCGCGCTAGGGCTTGCACGCGACGGCTACTTTACGTATGCATCAATGCGCAACACATCCAAGTCATCCAAAATCGAGGAGGCCGCAAAAAAAGAAAACCTCGCCCTAAAGGTAATTCAGTTAGACGTTGATGACAAGGACTCGATAAAAAATGCAGTTGCGCAAATAGTCAAGGAAAAAAACAGACTTGATGTTTTAGTAAACAACGCAGGGTACGGAATTTTCGGCTGTGTTGAGGACATTTCAGTGGATGAGCTAAAGGAGCAGTTTGAGACAAACTTTTTTGGAGTGGTAAGACTGATTCACGAGGTCGCCCCAATAATGAGGAAGCAAAAGGCAGGATCAATCGTTAACGTAAGCTCAGTTGCAGGAAGAATCGGATTTCCCGGCTCGCCTGCTTACATCAGCTCCAAGTTTGCACTAGAGGGGCTAAGCGAGTGCATGAGATACGAGATGACACCGTTTGGAATAAACACCATAATCATTGAACCTGGAGTGATAAAGACAAAATTTCTTGATTCCATGAGAATGCCAAAGAATCCAAAGCCTGACTCGCCATACAAGGAGCTAACAGACAAGGTGGTTGGCGGAATCAAGATGATGGCCCAGATGGGAACTCCCCCAAAAGAGGTTGCAGACACAATAGTTCGTGTGCTAAAGGAAAAAAATCCGCTTCCAAGATACCCGGTAGGAAACGACGCTGCAATGTTCCTTGAGGCAAAAAAGATGAAAACAGACATCGAGTTTGAGAACTATCTCAAAAAAGAACTATTCTAGATCAGATTTCAGTCGTCGATTCAAAAATAAAAACGGGTACAGCAGTATTTTCTGTAAGTGCATGTTACCCCCTAAATTCTAAAATCTCATAAATTCTTATAAAAAAGGAAGGTACGCCAAACATCAATTTGACAGATGAGGTTCGACAAAAACCACCAGTGGTTAAATTGATATATGCTAGATAACGAGTTTTTATCAAAGTCTGCAATTTAGGCATGATAAATTATGAAATGGAAAACACTACAACACAATGGGATAATATTTCCGCCGGATTACGAGCCAAAGGGGTTTACAGTCAAGATAAAGGGCCAGCCAGTAAAGCTTGACGCAAACCAGGAGGAGATGGCGTACCAGTGGGCAAAGAAAAAGGACACGCCGTATGTCAAGGATGCAGTTTTTCAAAAGAACTTTGTTGCGGACTTTGCTGCCACGTTTGGCGGCAAGTTCAAGGGGTTGAGCATTTCTGATATCGATTTTACCGAGGCATTCAAGCTGGTGGACAAGGAAAAGTCTTCCCGCGAACTGATGACAAAGGAGGAAAAAAAATCGATCGCGCAAAAAAGAAAGGAGCTGCGGGAAAAGATGAAAGGCGTCTACGGAAAGGCAATACTTGACGGACACGAGGTGGAAGTTGCAAACTACATGGCAGAACCGCCTGGAATTTTCATAGGGAGAGGAGATCATCCGATGAGGGGAAAGTGGAAGCCGAAAATCACCCACAGGGACGTAATTCTTAATTTGGGCAAGGAGGCAAAGGTTCCTCCAGGTGACTGGAAAAAAATAGTACATGAGCACGACTCCATGTGGCTTGCGTGTTGGACAGATGTTCTCACTGAGAAGATAAAGTATGTGTGGCTTGCAGACACGGCTGGACTCAAGCAGGAACGAGACATGGCAAAATACGACAAGGCTGCAAAGCTTGGAAAAGAGATCAGGAAGATAGAGGATGCCATCACAAAAGGAATGAACAGTAAGGACCCAAAGGTCAGCCGCATTGCAACTGTTTGCTATATCATTTACAGGACATCGATGAGGGTCGGAGACGAAAAGGACCCAGACGAGGCAGACACCGTCGGTGCCACAACACTCCGAAAGGAGCACGTAAAGCTTGAAGACGACAAGATTCACTTTGACTTTTTGGGAAAAGACAGCGTCAGGTGGCAGGAAACCATACGCGCCGAGGGAAACGACAAGTCATTGTATGAAAACCTGAAAAAACTAACTGCAAACAAGAGTCCAAAGGACGAGATCTTTCACGACATCACGTCAAGGCACGTAAACGCGTTTTTGGGAGGAATAGTAAAGGGCCTGACTGCAAAGGTCTTCAGAACATACCTTGCCACGACACAGGTGAAGAACTATCTCAAGGACAAGCTTGACGTAAAAGGAAAAAGTGAAACTGAGAAACTATACATTGCAAAAATGGCAAACCTGCAGGCCGCAATGATGTGCAACCACAAGAGGACCATCCCGAAGAACTTTGAAGAGACGCTGCAAAAGAAAAGAGAGACTCTGAAAAATCTTGAAAAGGTAAAGGTAAAAACCGACAAGCAAAAAGAGCGCCTAAAGGAAAGGGCGAAAAAACTCGAGCTTGCAATCAAGCTCACAGAACAGACAAAGGACTACAACTTGGGAACGTCGCTTCGTAACTATATCGACCCGCGCGTGTTCAAGGCCTGGACAGATGAGGTAAAGGCAGAGTGGGAAAAACTTTACACCACGTCGCTTCAGAGAAAATTCCTCTGGGTAAAAAACGTAAACACCAGCTGGAAAGAAATAATGTCCCAGTAATTTTTTGAATCAGGCCACGTTTTTCAGATTTTGCCAAAACCTGCCTGAACCAAAATAATTGTAGAATCATTTAATTGCGCCATGAAATTAGGCGTTTTTGTGCCGGGGTAGCTCAGCCTGGTTAGAGTGCCAGTCTCCAGCAAAGGGCATT of Candidatus Nitrosotenuis sp. DW1 contains these proteins:
- a CDS encoding SDR family oxidoreductase — encoded protein: MEKVALVTGCSSGIGFETALGLARDGYFTYASMRNTSKSSKIEEAAKKENLALKVIQLDVDDKDSIKNAVAQIVKEKNRLDVLVNNAGYGIFGCVEDISVDELKEQFETNFFGVVRLIHEVAPIMRKQKAGSIVNVSSVAGRIGFPGSPAYISSKFALEGLSECMRYEMTPFGINTIIIEPGVIKTKFLDSMRMPKNPKPDSPYKELTDKVVGGIKMMAQMGTPPKEVADTIVRVLKEKNPLPRYPVGNDAAMFLEAKKMKTDIEFENYLKKELF
- a CDS encoding DNA topoisomerase I; the encoded protein is MKWKTLQHNGIIFPPDYEPKGFTVKIKGQPVKLDANQEEMAYQWAKKKDTPYVKDAVFQKNFVADFAATFGGKFKGLSISDIDFTEAFKLVDKEKSSRELMTKEEKKSIAQKRKELREKMKGVYGKAILDGHEVEVANYMAEPPGIFIGRGDHPMRGKWKPKITHRDVILNLGKEAKVPPGDWKKIVHEHDSMWLACWTDVLTEKIKYVWLADTAGLKQERDMAKYDKAAKLGKEIRKIEDAITKGMNSKDPKVSRIATVCYIIYRTSMRVGDEKDPDEADTVGATTLRKEHVKLEDDKIHFDFLGKDSVRWQETIRAEGNDKSLYENLKKLTANKSPKDEIFHDITSRHVNAFLGGIVKGLTAKVFRTYLATTQVKNYLKDKLDVKGKSETEKLYIAKMANLQAAMMCNHKRTIPKNFEETLQKKRETLKNLEKVKVKTDKQKERLKERAKKLELAIKLTEQTKDYNLGTSLRNYIDPRVFKAWTDEVKAEWEKLYTTSLQRKFLWVKNVNTSWKEIMSQ
- a CDS encoding DEAD/DEAH box helicase; its protein translation is MKYSCPKCKSALEIQKTFNKKYMISCKCGLEDLVEFAKNMDEVYLEFLARYDDGSTPGKRQLKAELKESGIIRDESEIKKMIGNATPDPITKEVLYSKKDYISYYKAVTSPPPEMGSPVEDLGLDDGMTRYLHEKGITQFYRFQEEAIREIIFGQNVVITAPTASGKTEAFAIPVIQKVASDNNKGGILAIFVYPTKALARDQIPKIMEIAKSVGVSADVFDGDTKESERAKILESPPQIIVTNFDVLHYHMMYRTRFASACTTAKFLVVDEAHVYSGIFGSNVHYIIKRLKRICKKIQFVASSATLDNAKEFCESLFGAKMDLIQGSGKKGETDLVMIFPSLRTQRALTIDLLEKLTSKKHKTMVFSNSHLNSELIAMQARKKKIDIKVHRAGLMANYRNFVERSFKEDRLSAISCTPTLELGIDVGNVDGVISSTIPINRLLQRIGRAARKGQRGFAFLALGNDPISQYYKNHPDNYFEDIEQTYIDPKNPFVEEFQVLAMACDRPIAMHEMAEHSEAIRKHVESGRLVLQENRYAPNYPAIKDMQSEYSIRGIGKSIDIFLNEKKVGDRVLPMALEELHESAVYFLAGMRYKVKEFDYPKKQFAKIVSIPRNYPYYTRALTEEWPTIETIYEKRRAFGAEVCFCKLHIQKKVYGYVNIELGQEVTQGQKILLENPLEYDFITKGIVIHAPRPTDEMKKAENAEYTEASGYHATEHIIIEGSNMVTGGVSQDLGGISLGTSGLIFIYDGAIGGNGASKALYDRLEKALERSLHIVKECPCASEAGCPRCTFSYRCGNNNEFLHKKASGEILQRINDGEITDIVEPTEGDRPLV
- a CDS encoding type II toxin-antitoxin system PemK/MazF family toxin; the protein is MPKFEIRFEPGTIVHVSGGKFPGQEEQDHFYLIISEYSKIPANDTFICLPITSWESDDPFMIKINYNDLERGNLRKPSQVICDNIFTFLKEDVDSEKDKVTPIFYSKVTKLLKEKILKI